TGACTGATGTCATGTCGTGTAGGATTTGAACCCTCAATATGTCTGGGGCGGCGATGCTCTCACCCTGGATGGTACCGATAACGTTTGGATTGACCACAATAAGGTATCTTGATCTTTCCCATTTGTTTGCTTCATCGTTTCTAGTAGGATATCTAACGAATAATGTGTCCAGTTCTCCCTTATCGGTCGCCAGATGATCGTCAGCGGCTGGAACAAGGGTGGCCATGTCACCATCTCCAACAATGAGTTCGACGGTGTCACCGAATGGTCGGCTGGCTGCAATGGCAAGCACTACtggtctcttcttctcctgggtCTGGAGGATTGGTATACCTTCTCTGGCAACTGGCTTCACGATCTCTCTGGCCGTGCTCCACACATGGGCACCGACCACGACGACTCCAAGATCTACTTCCATGGCGTCAACAACTACTTCCAGGATATTGATGGACATGCCTTTGATGTTGACACCAACACTTGGGTACTTCTGGAGGGTAACTACTTCGACAACGTGAAGACCCCGATGACCGATACTTCCCTCAAGAGTGGTGCTCAGCTGTACACCACCAGCACTGTCAACGCCGCCAGCGGATGCGTCTCACCTCTGGGCTACATCTGCGAATGGAACCGTAATGGCGGCAGCACTGGTACCTGGCCTGACCGGACTGATGCTTCGGTCTTAACCGGGTTCTCCAACCTCAAGGAACATCTTATCAGCCACACTGGTGTCGCTGACGTGCCTACCAACGTCAAGGCCAACGCTGGCGTTGGCAAGCTGTGAGTTGCAAGTTGCATGCGCTGAGCACAGCAAGAAGGAGAGCGACCCTTGAGAACTGCCATAACCATCTGCCACCTTTTGTATCATAATCTGGGACATTTATTGTAAATATTGCTCGTTCTATTCTTGTACAATATAAAAGAGAGTTCAATAACCCTTGGAATATAAAGCTTATGCCCTATAAGATCATGATAAGGTGGCTTTGGCATCATTAGTCAGTAtggccgagtggttaaggcGATAGACTCGAATTCTGATATCTATTGGGTTCGCCCGCCTAGGTTCAAGTCCTAGTGCTGACGTTatttcgtttttcttttttctcttctttactctcgtcttttttcttttctctatttttttttattctctctctttttttctttttctttttttttttctctttctcttctttctctccactcTGACTGATATCCTGATAACTAAAGCGTTCCATTAGGGACGCCGTGGTCAAGACGCCCGTGGATCTATTTGATGCTGCGTGCAAATGAACCTGGTTGGCAGTCAGAAACTCAAATAGTGAAAGGAGAAAACCGCCGAGCAGCGCAGCAACAGGGAAATTGGGAGTTGGATCGCGCAAGTGCTGTTCATATCGGTGGATGGCTCGGATGCATATCAGATTGCGACCATCCCGACACAGTACAAATAAAGCTAGCAGCATCACTATCCTCGGGCTTTTTTCATTGTCCACAATCGTGGGAAGGAGTCGATGGTCTGCAGTGATAGGTTATACTTGAACTGCGTGCACCCACTCCTCCGTGGTAGGCAGGCCTAGGAGAAAGTTgtctgcctctgcctccttGACGGCCATCTTTGCACGAGTTCCTAGCCAGGCAATCGTTGACTTTAGTATGTCTCTATCCAGGGCTGAGCACCTATTTCAGTTCTATTTCCGGGTGTCGAATTGGCTACTCGTAGAGGTATTACAGCACCAGAAATATGTTCCAGGAAACGTAAGATAATGGTGCCATCGTGCCGCTCAATCATCACAGCTCCTACTGCATTAGGGATACATGAGCCACGAATGAAATGAAGACACATTCCGTCGCATGGGATCTGCATCAGAACAACTGTTCCGCTGGGGTCGGTCTAGACTTTATCAAAGTGCCATCCCCCACGCTTGCTCTCCCCCTCTCTGCCTGGGCATCTCTTCTGGCAACCTGGAATATAACCACCCATTCGCACACGGACTATACCGGATACCCTACTTCACTCACTGGAGAGATGCAGTCTTTCGCTAACAGATGTTCCTATTCAATCCATTTTTCAATTCGCAACGAGTGCTTTAAGGACTTCGTCAGAAGAACCCCACAAAGCCCCACCAAAATACAGCAAGACTGGTCCGTGCTGTGGGGGAATATACTCCCGTGTGGGCAGAAACAGGCCTCATTTGATCGAGCCGAAGCACAGCCACGATGGAATTGTCTTGGCTCCCTCAGCTCTCTCAGCTCCCATCAGCTCCCCTCAGCTCCCATCAGCTCCCCTCAGCTCCCCTCATGATAAATAGCACAGTATTCTTTCCTCATTCCCTGCTTCTAATCCATTCCTCCTGTCTGTGATATAGTGTGCGGTAACACAAGTATATCCATCCACCATGTCGGTCGAAATTGCTCAGCTCCACAGTGAGGTCGAGGCTCTCGTCGAGAAGTTCGACGTTCTCTCTAAGATCAAGGAAATCCAGGAGGCAGGTGATGTCCGTTCATCCGGTAAGTAATCTATTCTTCTCGTGTATTGAGCAATGCCTTGACGCTCAGCCGGTCGGTGTGTGTAGTCCCTGTGACCATCTCTGTCACTACCGATGCCACCATCAGTCTCCTCGAGGACAAGTCAACCATTGGCGAGTCGACCGAAGCCCCGAAGAGCCTCTCCAAGGGCGAGAAATCTTCCTTCAAGATCACCCAGGGCGATGAACTCAAGTACACCGTCACTGCTGGTGAGCTCACTAGCGATTTCAAGATCGTCTTTGACGTTGACAAGAGCGCACCCAAACTGAAGCTCAGCGACGAACTCGAGGACGACAACGCCCCAATCGGATTCGAGACCACTAAGACCGAGACCAAGACTGAAATCGAAATCGAACGCGAGGTCGAGgttgagaaggaatggaccaagggcaagaagcCAGAGAGGAAGACTAGCAAGGAGACTAAGCACGAGGCAAAGGCTGGCGCACACTCCCTCCAGCACGAGGTCGAGACCAAGTTCAAGCAGGAGAAAGATAAGAGCGAGACGGAAACCGAGACTGAGATTGAAATTAGCAACAAGAAGGTCGAGGTTGAGTATGTTATCTACTAGCGCTTAGGGTTTCACGCTACTATCACATAGGTAAAGCATAGAAGAAGCAATACAAATATATCGTTCAAAGATTattctgtttttcttttctcttttttcttttttctttatatcgTGGCCTGGTGTCCCGATGACTAGAGTTCCCTTCAATTCCTAATGCATAAATGTCTTAGCCAGTTATACAAATAATACTGGAcagtaaatatattttagaaaatgTAGACTGTACATTCCTGCATCGCCTACTGTAGGGTAAGGCCGCCCATACACCCACTGTGCCAACCTATCTACCACAACTTATATTGCCTTGGGTACATGCGATCTATGAATAGAAATATGATCTATTCCGCTGGTCGCCTAACACCGCGATGTTGCCATAATCGGTCGGATGCGTCATGAATACTGGACGCCTAAGGCCCGATATGCGCCTCTGAGATGAAACATCCTTTTCTATTATTAGCCACTAACCGAACTGATCAAGATATAAGAAGACAGTGAAATTGCTAAACGGAAAGCATCCGCATCAACTACTCACTTCTCCTCAGTTTCACAGAAAGAAGTTAACGATCTATCATCATGCATTTTTCCACGCTTACTCTCCTCCTTTCTGCCTGTGCATCTCTCACGGCAGCCTGGAATGTAACCGCCTACTCGAACACTGACTGTACCGGATATCTTACTTCGTACGCTGGAGATACGGTCTGGGGCTGCCTGTGGGTGGCTGGTGTCGACGATATAAAATCCTTCAAGGCCAGCGATACCCCTGAAGGATATGTATTCAGCGCAGCGAGCGGAACCGGTTGTGATAAATTTCGTCAGACGGGAGGAGATGGATGTTATACCCAGGGACAAGGTTTCCAGTCCTTTACGTTTTACAAGCAGTCGAACTGATTCAGAAGGTATTTATTATGTACTAAGCTATAGGAATACCCTTGCCTTGTAATTAACTTTTATTAGACTTGGATAGCGGAGGGTGACCAGGAGAAGGTAATGGCAATATCAAGAGATTACGGGCGCGGCTGCATTATGGCTCAGACTTTGTTGCTGCTATGACTGAATCGATCGAAAAGAAGCCAATCCGAGCATTACTTGAACTGCCAAAAATCGCCCAGGACGCATATTATAgtttcaatatatatatgcgaAGATGTAGCTTCAATCAGAATGGAAAACTCGACTTTGGGACAACATATTTATCGCTCTTACAGAAGCTATGGAAACGAATTCAACGAGTATACAGAACTGAATGTGCCCAACTGGGATGTATAAAAGTTCATTGGTGTAAACATCTCCTTGACCAGGTTAGAATTTCGATAACATATCAAACACTTTTGAGGCACGAAGATAATTTACAACGTGGTACTCGATGTACTTCAACTGTGCTCTCGCAACATTCAGTTTCTACGGTAGTTTGTAATTCAAGGAGCACTCAGTCGTCATACGAGCCGTAGCCTGCGATGTCATAGTAGGCGGTCCCCTACCATCCTCTAAAGAATATTTGTCGCTAACGAGACGTTTACATATCTATTTCCTGACAAATAGACAAAGATGAATGGCCGTTTCCGCAGACAAATACAAAATATCCCGCCTTATACAGTGAGCACCCACAGGGACATAGCAATAAAATGACGCAAAACAGACAGAATCACCAAAGTCCAAATGTACATCAAGGGTGTCGGACATGCATCTGTAAAAGCACAAGGCTCAGCGTCATGAAGCACCGGATATTCCCGGAGGCGCTTTAGTAACTAGTATCGCTGAGAGGGCGTTGTTGTTTCGCGCGACAAGCAGGTGGCATCTTGACCGCAGAAATGTCGCCACGGAAGGTGAATCCTATATATGCAACGGTCCTGTCGGTGGAACATGCACTGGAACAGAAATTATAGGTCTCCGCTGCCTCATGGGTCATGTAGTATGAGCCACCAGAGACCCTGATCGGAATCCGGTCTCTGCCTTCGATGGCCATCCCTTGCGGGAAAGTCAACCTCCTCGATCTTGTATATCTTGACTAGGATTtcaatttcctctttctgcGGAGTAACAGCCAGCAACTCCGCTTCCTTTATTCCTTTTCTGACCGAGCTCTAGTCGCAATCATGTCGCTAATGAGCCTCCCAACAGAATTGCTTAGCCAGATGGCAGAGTATGTTACATCGCTTCAATCATTAGCAAGTTTGGCTAGTGTAAATCACCGGCTTTATGCCATTTTCAACCCTCTCCTGTATCGGCGAGATGCGAGATCAACCCATAGTCTCGCTACTGATTGGGCCGCGAAAAAGGGAGACATGAGGGTTCTAAAGAGAGCTCTAGAAAATGGAGCCGAGATAGCCGTATCTTCCCAACCTACACAAATATTCCCGGGGAAAGAACGTTGGCGTCATGGCCGCATGATTTCTCATCGCTTCAAACACACCCCAGCCCATCCGCTGTGCATTTCAGTGGAGGCCGAAAACGAGGCAAAAATACAGTTTTTGCTCTCAAGGGGCTCGGACCCAAATATGCGAGATTCGGAAAATTTATCTGTGCTATCGCTAGCTGTTATACGTGGGAATCTGCGAATAGTGAAAATCCTACTTTCTGCAGGTGCAAATCAGTTTTGGCACGTTGACACGGAGAATTATCCACTCCAGATTGCTGCCTACTTgggaaataaagaaatatttgaTTTGCTTCTCCATCATGACCCACAGGGACTACGAGAGACATATCATCTATGGGGGTCGCTCGAGAGTGCTTTACAGGGCCGAACTCACCACCTCATACGTTCATTATTGGAGtgtaaaattaatttaaacgGCTTTTTTGCTGGGAGTCCCTACACCCCTCTATCATTCGCAGTAGAATCTGGCGATTCCGACACCGTGAAACCTTTGTTGGATAACGGGGCGAATCCAAGCTTTCCCAGTCATGACTACTGGGAGTGGGAAGTAAGATCCCATGTGTAATGGGAAGGCGAGCCGGCTTTAGTCAAAGCCGTTACAAGAGGCCATGAAGCAATGGTGCAACTTTTGATTAAAGGCTCAGACCGGGTCACGCGTACTCGTGCGTTATCTCTTAGCATGGAACAGGTCGATTCCTGTATCTCCAGAATTCTTCTAGCCCATGGATGCGCCGCCGAGTTTGAAGATAGAGACTATCTAGATTACCCGTGTTATGACAGACCGGGTCATGATAATAGTCTCATTGCGCTAATAGTTCGAGCCATCAATGCTGGAAATGTGGATATGGTGCGACCTTTGGTTAAGCAGAGAGGGGCCTCTGTTAATGCCTGGTAGCAAGGGTTGTATAAATCTCAATCTACACGTTCGTATGGCTCCGCTTTGCAATTGGCCATTGATCTAGGTCAGGTGGATATCATTCAGTTTCTTCGGGATAATGGCGCACAGGAAGAGATGCGAAGCTGGTGGGAGTTTATTTCTCGCAGATGCCTGGGGTGAATCAAGACTGAGACTTCTTAAGTTCATGCCCGAACGAAAGCTACGGCGGGATGTTACGTTCACTACAGGGACAATCCAATCTTACCATCCCTAAGGCAGTTATTCATTGCTTAACTCACCACGCTGTACTGTAATTCTTCTCCAGCCTTTCCATAATCAGGTGTTTGGTTCCAGTGGGTCCGTAATGATAACTTGAGACATGTTTTGAGGACATCGAGGCAGGGAAGCTCAAGAcataaaaatagaaacatGAGGGGATCTGAAATTCTTATTTATGTTACAGTTACTTAGATGATTAAACAGAGTATAGACAATGTCGACTAGACCACATTGTCACGTCCCCAATTCATTATTCTACGGCTAAGAATGCATTAGAAAGAACGGGAATAAGAAGATGCCAACACTGCAAACACTGAAGAGGcattaaaataatagaaaggaaagatcAATCAGTGAGCCTAAGCCTAGTTCCCTTAGTCGGTTGATGTTGCTGGAATTGTTCCCACCTTGATGCCCTACGCGGAGGGCAAGTCGAATACCTGAGACGGAAGTGGGACACCTCTACTGGGTAGAAGCGTTCAATCATGCTTCGTCAGGTGCTTGTAGAAGAAAAGTCCcgttaatattattatctatcCTTATGTAGCCTAATCCTAATGGAGGGTTCTCAAACAGGGGTCAAGGTTACATTCGTTTCTGGAagggataaaaaaaagccatGGAACCGTGATGTGTTTGAGATTcagatatttatagaataatgTAGTAGTTCGAATGAGAGTACCACTAGATAAACGTAGGGACTGCCCCAGTCTAGCCCTCACTGGCGGGAAGGAGATACGACCTTTAAGGGTTCAACCTCGTGTGGGTCCACCGTCCGATAACTCTAATCGGACCAAATTTGCATCAAAGCCAAGGTTGCGTGCCTGAGGGTTGAAAACTTTGGATGCGAGGATTTCTCCTGATTTTACTATTATGGTCCAGATCGGCGCCCCAGGTCTTGAGGTTGTTCTTCCGTCCTTGTACACAATTATCTCTCTAACGAGACTATGCGAGGTGTAGGACTGCGaaggctttttttttagccCATTTGATAATAGAATGCATACGAAATCATTGTGCAGAGGGTGAAAGAGTAGGGATCTTGAGTGCATTATCCAGTCTGAGAAGGGTAGTGGAATATCAGATGCTGGTACCAAGTTCATTGTGTTATGGAATCCAGCCTGTCCTAAAAACTCGGTGTAGGAGTGGTTCTTGAAACCTGACTAGCTTTTGCTACAACTATATTGTGGATGGCACAGTTTCAAACATGGATCAAGGCTATCGAGAGTCGAGACCCAGATAGCCTAGGCGAActcaaaagaaagaaaaagagaaggttaTATAAGAGCCCAGGAACGCCTCAATGTCACATCTCCATTCCGCTCTCTAATTCAATTCACTCGTTCAAGTCTCTTAGATTGTGTTTTGCAGTATTCTGGTTTTACTGTCCTTTCGTTTTGGTTCTTTCCTGTCTCGCTTTgaaagatgaagacttcCACTCTCTGCACTATTGCCTTCTCAGCCACGGCCCTGGCGGTTCCGGTGTCTGTGACTACCAGCGATCACGGCCTGGCTGATCCTGTCCCTGCCCATGCTCCCGAGGGTGAGGACCATGCTCGTCTGCAGTCTCGCACCTTTTTCCCCATGGGTGGCCTATGTCCCCCATGTGGTGAGGAAGGAGCCAGTCTAAAGGCTCGCACCTTTCTGCCTTTAATCGAGGGTTTGATACAGCACAAGATGGATAAGTTCGGCCTCTGCTCGCCATGTGATACCAGCACCAACTCGAATGAGAATTCAAACTCCAATGATAATTCCAACACCAATGACAACTCCAACACGAATACCAATACcaataacaataacaacTCCAATACAAACAACAATTCCAATACCAATAACAACTCCAACACGGTGACCAACAATATTAATGGCGGAACTCCTCCCGGAGGCACTCCTCCCACAGGTGGTACGCCTCCTTCGGGTGGTATGCCTCCAACTGGCGGTATGCCTCCTACTGGTGATGTGCCTCCTACAGGCGGTACCCCCCCTACCGGTAGTATTCCTCCCAGTGGCAGTAATCCTCCAACTGGCGGTACGCCTCCTACTGGAAGCACTCCTCCCACGGGCAGTACTCCTCCTTCTGGTGGTACTCCCCCTTCTGGTGGTACTCCCCCTACTGGTGGTACTCCCCCTACCG
This window of the Aspergillus flavus chromosome 8, complete sequence genome carries:
- a CDS encoding pectin lyase, coding for MHSSLLPMLAAMLLSPVSAAGVSGTAFGFAQGTTGGGNASPQTPSSLDELKTWITDDVARVILIDREWDFTNTEGHTSGKCCSSDTTTKCPGGTSAGQTWIQDKCDDGTWVSCTYDNAAKKPLDVGSNKSIVGVGNKGVLKGKGLRLTGGANNVIIQNIHITDLNPQYVWGGDALTLDGTDNVWIDHNKFSLIGRQMIVSGWNKGGHVTISNNEFDGVTEWSAGCNGKHYWSLLLLGLEDWYTFSGNWLHDLSGRAPHMGTDHDDSKIYFHGVNNYFQDIDGHAFDVDTNTWVLLEGNYFDNVKTPMTDTSLKSGAQLYTTSTVNAASGCVSPLGYICEWNRNGGSTGTWPDRTDASVLTGFSNLKEHLISHTGVADVPTNVKANAGVGKL
- a CDS encoding ankyrin repeat protein; the encoded protein is MSLMSLPTELLSQMAEYVTSLQSLASLASVNHRLYAIFNPLLYRRDARSTHSLATDWAAKKGDMRVLKRALENGAEIAAKIQFLLSRGSDPNMRDSENLSVLSLAVIRGNLRIVKILLSAGANQFWHVDTENYPLQIAAYLGNKEIFDLLLHHDPQGLRETYHLWGSLESALQGRTHHLIRSLLECKINLNGFFAGSPYTPLSFAVESGDSDTVKPLLDNGANPSFPIKAVTRGHEAMVQLLIKGSDRVTRTRALSLSMEQVDSCISRILLAHGCAAEFEDRDYLDYPCYDRPGHDNSLIALIVRAINAGNVDMVRPLVKQRGASVNAW